Proteins co-encoded in one Carcharodon carcharias isolate sCarCar2 chromosome 7, sCarCar2.pri, whole genome shotgun sequence genomic window:
- the LOC121280373 gene encoding rab GDP dissociation inhibitor alpha isoform X1, whose protein sequence is MDDVYDVIVLGTGLKECILSGIMSVNGKKVLHMDRNSYYGGESASITPLEDLFKRFKAAGCPPESMGRGRDWNVDLTPKFLMANGQLVKMLLYTEVTRYLDFKVVEGSFVYKAGKIHKVPSTETEALASDLMGMFEKRRFRKFLMFVVGFDEHDPKTNQGIEPKKTTMRDVYKKFDLGQDVIDFTGHALALYRTDDYLDQPCLDTINRIKLYSESLARYSKSPYLYPLYGLGELPQGFARLSAIYGGTYMLNKPVDEIVFEKGRVVGVKSDGETARCKQLICDPSYVPSRVKKVGKVIRVICILSHPIKSTNNCNSCQIIIPQMQVNRKSDIYVCIMSYAHNVAAEGKYIAIVSTTVETNSPEKEVQPALELLEPIDKSFVSISDLYQPMDDGKTSQIFISSSYDATTHFETTCDDIKSIYKRMTGTDFNFENMKRKQNDVFGDDA, encoded by the exons GAATGTATCTTGTCTGGTATCATGTCTGTGAATGGGAAGAAGGTACTCCACATGGACCGGAATTCTTACTATGGAGGAGAAAGTGCATCGATAACTCCTCTGGAGGAT CTGTTTAAAAGGTTCAAGGCTGCCGGGTGCCCTCCAGAATCTATGGGAAGAGGCAGGGACTGGAATGTAGATCTGACACCCAAATTCCTTATGGCAAATG GCCAGCTCGTTAAAATGCTGCTTTACACAGAAGTTACCCGTTACCTAGACTTCAAGGTGGTAGAAGGAAGTTTTGTGTACAAAGCAGGGAAAATCCACAAAGTCCCATCTACAGAGACCGAAGCTTTAGCTTCTG ATCTAATGGGCATGTTTGAAAAACGTCGTTTCCGaaaatttttaatgtttgttgttggctttgatgagcatgaccctaaaacaaaccaaGGCATCGAGCCCAAAAAGACCACGATGCGAGATGTCTACAAGAAATTTGATCTTGGACAAGATGTCATTGATTTCACAGGACATGCTTTAGCTCTGTACAGAACAGATGA TTACTTGGACCAACCATGTCTGGATACCATCAATCGCATTAAATTGTACAGTGAGTCATTGGCACGGTACAGCAAGAGTCCCTACCTCTATCCTCTCTATGGactgggagagctgcctcaaggcTTTGCTAG ACTGAGTGCTATCTATGGAGGCACTTACATGCTGAACAAACCCGTGGATGAAATTGTGTTTGAGAAGGGACGTGTGGTGGGTGTCAAGTCAGATGGAGAG acAGCTCGTTGCAAGCAGCTGATCTGTGACCCCAGCTACGTACCCAGCCGGGTAAAGAAGGTTGGAAAGGTCATAAGGGTCATCTGCATCCTCAGCCATCCAATCAAAAGCACTAATAATTGTAATTCCTGCCAGATCATCATTCCGCAGATGCAAGTCAACAGGAAGTCAG ACATCTACGTTTGCATCATGTCATATGCACACAATGTGGCAGCTGAAGGAAAGTACATTGCCATTGTCAGCACCACTGTGGAGACCAACAGTCCTGAGAAGGAGGTTCAGCCAGCGCTCGAGCTTCTAGAGCCGATTGACAAATC ATTTGTCTCAATCAGTGATTTGTACCAACCAATGGATGATGGAAAAACAAGTCAG ATTTTTATCTCAAGTTCTTATGATGCCACCACCCACTTTGAGACAACTTGTGACGACATAAAAAGCATTTACAAGCGAATGACCGGCACGGACTTCAACTTTGAGAACATGAAGCGCAAACAGAATGATGTGTTTGGAGATGATGCATAG
- the LOC121280373 gene encoding rab GDP dissociation inhibitor alpha isoform X2, with translation MSVNGKKVLHMDRNSYYGGESASITPLEDLFKRFKAAGCPPESMGRGRDWNVDLTPKFLMANGQLVKMLLYTEVTRYLDFKVVEGSFVYKAGKIHKVPSTETEALASDLMGMFEKRRFRKFLMFVVGFDEHDPKTNQGIEPKKTTMRDVYKKFDLGQDVIDFTGHALALYRTDDYLDQPCLDTINRIKLYSESLARYSKSPYLYPLYGLGELPQGFARLSAIYGGTYMLNKPVDEIVFEKGRVVGVKSDGETARCKQLICDPSYVPSRVKKVGKVIRVICILSHPIKSTNNCNSCQIIIPQMQVNRKSDIYVCIMSYAHNVAAEGKYIAIVSTTVETNSPEKEVQPALELLEPIDKSFVSISDLYQPMDDGKTSQIFISSSYDATTHFETTCDDIKSIYKRMTGTDFNFENMKRKQNDVFGDDA, from the exons ATGTCTGTGAATGGGAAGAAGGTACTCCACATGGACCGGAATTCTTACTATGGAGGAGAAAGTGCATCGATAACTCCTCTGGAGGAT CTGTTTAAAAGGTTCAAGGCTGCCGGGTGCCCTCCAGAATCTATGGGAAGAGGCAGGGACTGGAATGTAGATCTGACACCCAAATTCCTTATGGCAAATG GCCAGCTCGTTAAAATGCTGCTTTACACAGAAGTTACCCGTTACCTAGACTTCAAGGTGGTAGAAGGAAGTTTTGTGTACAAAGCAGGGAAAATCCACAAAGTCCCATCTACAGAGACCGAAGCTTTAGCTTCTG ATCTAATGGGCATGTTTGAAAAACGTCGTTTCCGaaaatttttaatgtttgttgttggctttgatgagcatgaccctaaaacaaaccaaGGCATCGAGCCCAAAAAGACCACGATGCGAGATGTCTACAAGAAATTTGATCTTGGACAAGATGTCATTGATTTCACAGGACATGCTTTAGCTCTGTACAGAACAGATGA TTACTTGGACCAACCATGTCTGGATACCATCAATCGCATTAAATTGTACAGTGAGTCATTGGCACGGTACAGCAAGAGTCCCTACCTCTATCCTCTCTATGGactgggagagctgcctcaaggcTTTGCTAG ACTGAGTGCTATCTATGGAGGCACTTACATGCTGAACAAACCCGTGGATGAAATTGTGTTTGAGAAGGGACGTGTGGTGGGTGTCAAGTCAGATGGAGAG acAGCTCGTTGCAAGCAGCTGATCTGTGACCCCAGCTACGTACCCAGCCGGGTAAAGAAGGTTGGAAAGGTCATAAGGGTCATCTGCATCCTCAGCCATCCAATCAAAAGCACTAATAATTGTAATTCCTGCCAGATCATCATTCCGCAGATGCAAGTCAACAGGAAGTCAG ACATCTACGTTTGCATCATGTCATATGCACACAATGTGGCAGCTGAAGGAAAGTACATTGCCATTGTCAGCACCACTGTGGAGACCAACAGTCCTGAGAAGGAGGTTCAGCCAGCGCTCGAGCTTCTAGAGCCGATTGACAAATC ATTTGTCTCAATCAGTGATTTGTACCAACCAATGGATGATGGAAAAACAAGTCAG ATTTTTATCTCAAGTTCTTATGATGCCACCACCCACTTTGAGACAACTTGTGACGACATAAAAAGCATTTACAAGCGAATGACCGGCACGGACTTCAACTTTGAGAACATGAAGCGCAAACAGAATGATGTGTTTGGAGATGATGCATAG